The genomic region TCCCGAAGGTCATGCGCATCCTCGCGGAGAACCAGCACATCTACGGCGAATCCGCCGAGGAGATCCACGTCGCGGTCCGGAACATGGACATGTTCGGCCAGGACATGATCACCGCTATCCACACGATGGCGCGACGGTCGCCGAGTTCGCAGTTCAAGGAGTTCGCGGAGAACCTGGCCAGCGTGCTCCAGTCCGGGCGCTCGCTCTCGGAGTTCCTCCACCAGCAGTACCGCGACTTCCAGGAGGAGGCCGAGTCCCAGCAGGAGAAACTGCTCGACCTGCTCGCCACGCTGGCGGAGGCGTACGTCACCGTCCTCGTCGCCGGGCCGCTCTTTCTCATCACCATCCTGGTCGTCCTCGGCATCGCCGTGGGTGACACGCTGGACCCGCTTCGCGTGTTCGTCTACGTCATCCTCCCCTGTGCGAACTTCATCTTCATCCTCTACCTGCTCTCGGCGACGGATACCATCGCCACCAGCCGCGGGTACGAGGACGTCGAGGCACCGGTGGACGGGCTCGCCGGGGTTCGCCGGAGCGACTCGGCCCAGACCGACGGTGGGTACGATTCCGACGGGAACGCCGCCCGGCTGGCCGCGTATCGCCGGCTCCGGTCGCTTCGGTCCATCCTCGGGAACCCGTTTCGGACGGTCGTCGAGAAACCCCTCTCGTTGCTCTGGGTGACGGTCCCCCTCGCCGCACTCCTCGTGCTCTTTCGCCTGCCGGGCGTCGTCGATGCCGGCGGGCTGAACATCCGGGAGTTCGACGACCTCCTCATCCAGGCGGCCCTGTTCGTCATCGGCACGTTCGCCATCGCGTTCGAGGTGCATCGTCGCCGGGCGGAGGCCATCGAGGCCGCGGTCCCCGACCTGCTCGACCGGCTCGCCAGCGTGAACGAGGCCGGGATGACCGTCGTGGAGTCCATCGACCGCGTGCGCCGGTCCGAGCTCGGCGCGCTCGACAGTGAGATGGACCGCGTCTGGGCAGACATCAGGTGGGGTGCGGATATCGAGACCGCCCTGAAGCGCTTCGAGGCGCGGATGCGAACCAAGATCATCTCGCGCGTGGTCGCCATCACGACGAAGGCGATGAACGCCAGCGGGGACCTCGCGACGGTCCTGCGCATCGCGGCGAAGCAGGCGAAGGCCGACCGCCGGCTCAAGCGCGCCCGCCGCCAGGAGATGGTGACCTACATGGTCGTCGTCTACCTCGCGTTCTTCGTCTTCCTGTTCATCGTGGTCGTCCTCTCCATCGTCCTCATCCCGAGCCTGCCCGATGGTGGGACCAGTGCCGCGCTCAATACGACGAGCGGCGGGGCACCCGGCACCGGCCCGCAGAACGTCCCGGCGGTCGGCGGCGTTGGCCAGACCGGCAGCATCGACAAGGACGAGTACATCCTCGTGTTCTTCCACACGACCGTCATCCAGGGGCTGCTCTCCGGGCTGGTCGCCGGCCAGCTCTCCTCGGGCGATATCCGGACCGGCGCGAAGCACGCCGCCATCCTCATCGCGCTGGCGTACGCGACCTTCATCGTGCTCATCCCCGGTCCCTGAACCGAATCCAAACCCTCAGGGTCGTCGCCCGTCACACCTCCGCCATGGACCGCTCCCCGTCGACCACCCGCGAGACCTACGACCGCATCGCGGCCCACTTCGCGAAGACCCGGGAGTACGCCTGGCCGGAGGTCGAATCCTTCGTCGACGACGCGCCGACCGGCGGCCGGGGGCTCGACCTCGGCTGTGGCAACTGCCGCCACGCCGAACTGCTCGCCGCCCACTGCGACAGCGTCGTCGGTCTCGACCTCTCCCGTGGGTTGCTGGAGACCGGCCGCGAGCGCGCCACCGACCACGGGTTCGCGGTCGACCTCGTGCAGGGCGATGCGTCCTCGCTCCCGCTCCAGGACGGCTCGGTCGACCTCGCGGTGTACGTCGCGACCCTGCACCACCTGCCCACCCGCGAGGCCCGCCGCGCGAGCCTCGACGAACTCGCCCGCATCCTCTCACCCGACGGCCTCGCGCTCGTCTCGGCGTGGTCGACCGCCCACGACAGCTTCGACCGGGACGAGCCCTTCGACACCGAGGTCGACTGGACGCTCCCCGGCGGCGTCACCGTGCCCCGGTTCTACCACATCTACTCGCCCCCGGAGTTCGACGCCGACCTCGCCGCCAGTGACCTGCGTATCCAGGCCAGTGAGGTCTCCTCCGGCAACTGCTACGCGACCGTGACCGGTTCGAAACAGTAAAGACCATAAGGCGTCACCGAGAAACGACAGGTGCGCACACCCGTTGGTGTGGGACTCGCGTGCCGCGGTGGGCCCTCGCGCACGGCTCGCCGTGGCGACCGCAGCGACGCGCCCTGCGTCGCAGGTTCGTGCCCCGCGCACGAGCCGCTGCGGGTATTTCGGTACCGAACACTACGACAGGTAGTGGCGTCCCCGTCGATGCAATTCCGAAGTGTTTTGTGTCCCTCGGGGCGAACCAGTGAATGCAATCGCAGCACGCGGCTGTGATAGACCGCGCACCGGTGGTCTAATGGCAAGACTTTGGCCTTCCAAGCCAACGATCCGGGTTCAATTCCCGGCCGGTGCATCCCTTCGTTCGCATCCCTCGATTCTCCTGTCCCGCTGCTGTCACAGTCGAGCAGTTCTCTGATAGCTCTGTTCGGAAGACGTTCCATGCTATCATGGAACATACTCTCACCCCCTGGGACCGTTACCTTCCACATGGGGGACTCGTCCAGAGCGGTCTCGAAGCGGAATCTTCTCGCAGGTGTCGGTCTCGGCGTCATTGGTGGCCTCACCGGATACGGCACCACCATCGGACGAGCCCTGGAGGCCTCGGAAGCGACGCGACGAGAAACGGATGCTGGGGTGGCGAAGCTCACGAGCGGGGAGCCGACGTTCCCACCCATGCCGCATCTGCCGTTCGTGACCATCGACCTCACGTGTACCGACCTCACCGTCACGGTCGAGCCGCGAGCGACGTCGTTCTATCTGCGAACGCGCCACCGTGACGACGAGACCGCCTACGCCTTCAACCGAGTGCACGGCCCGTACGAGGGCACTGTCACGGACTCGTTCGAGAACCTGCACCAGATAATCATCGACGTCGAGGTGTTCTGGCGAGGAACCATCCTGGCCTGGAAGGTCCGCCCATCCCGGTGTGACCGTGGGCCGGCCGCCGAACCCGGGACGCTGACGGGACCGATAGAGGTGGGGCCGGGGACGCTCCCGCGCATCAGGCCGCCGGATACCGCGGCTTCGTGGCCACCGGGACGGAACGGTCTCGAGAACCCAACTCGGACGGGATACATGGAAGTTGATAGATTGGTCGGGTGACAGCTGGCAGGAACCGTTAAGAGTGCTCACGGGCACTCTGCTGTAGAAGACATGAGTCAGGTGACGGTTCGTATCCTCCACGTGGACGACGACCCCTCGTTCACGGAGCTGGTCGGGACGGTGCTCGAACGGACCGACAGCCGACTCACCGTCGAGTCCGTCACGTCACCAGCGAAGGCGCTGGCGATGCTAGACGAGGAGTGTCCGGACTGCATCGTCAGCGATTACGACATGCCGAGGATGAACGGACTGGAACTGCTGCGGGAGGTTCGAGAACGGGAAGCAGAGATGCCGTTCGTGCTGTTCACCGGCAAAGGGTCCGAGGAAGTCGCGAGCGAGGCTATCTCCGCGGGCGTCTCGGACTACCTCCAGAAGTCGGGTGGGCTGGAGAAGTACGAGATTCTCGCGAACCGGGTACGGAACCTCGCCGAAAAGTACCACGCCGAGCGGCGCAACCAGCAGTTCCTCGACGCCATCGAGTCCATCGGCCAGGGCGTGAGCCTGCTGAACCAGGCGGGCGAGTTCATCTTCGTCAACGACGCCTACGCGAGGTGCTTCGGCTACGAGGCCGACGAACTCGTCGGCGAACACTGGTCGCTCCTGTACGAGACCGACGAGGACATCGAGCACATGGCGGGCGTGGTCACCTCCATCCCGGACAACGGCTACTGGACGGGACAGACCCGACAGATTCGCAAGGACGAGAGTCGCGTCCTGTTGAACCACCAGCTCGCGTTCGCCCGCGACCAGACGATGATCTGCACCGTCGGCGAGCCACAGGAGGCGAACGGGTCCGAGCCGATCGTCGTCGACGGGCAGGTGTTCGAGGAAGACCAGGTGCACCAGCCCCTGGACTGAGCACGCAGCTTTACTCTCGCTGGGCACGTAGTTCCACCATGGCGACAGCTATCTCGCTGGATGGGCGGACGCTCACCGCCCGCCAGAACGAAGGTGGAGATGTATCGGGGGATACGAGCATGCACTTCCGGCAGGACGGCACACACATCAGTGCCGACTACGCCGGTGGCCGTATCGTGGAGGGCTACCTCGTGGGGACCTTCGACGGCGACCGCTGGGACGTGAGATACGTCCAGTTGAACGAGGACGGCGAGACCTCGACCGGGCACTCCATCGGTGACGTGACACTGCTCGACGACGGGCGGGTCCGCGTCGAGGACGAGTGGGAGTGGGAGTCGAAACCGGGCGGCGGTCGAACCGTGCTGGAAGAAGTCATCGAGTGATCGCTGTAGCTGCCAGCTTGGCGGGTCCATCCGTCGTTCCGGTTCCGTTCTGTGTCTCCGTCGTTCCGGCAGGGACTGACGAGTCCTCCGCGGTCGCCTCGGCGTCCGGGTCACGCACGGCCGTCCCGACCTCGTCGTAGTGGAACGAGACGGTCACGGTCCGCGGCCCGTCGGGGGTCGACTGGACGTAGCGGACCGAGAGGTCCTGGACCAGTCCCTCCTCGGTCACGACCGCGACGAACCGGTACTCCGAGACGTTCGACAGTGACGGCGGTGTGCTCCAGCCGACGATGCGGTGGTAGGTCGTGCCGCCGACGGTGTACGAGGCGCTTCGGATGTTCCGTGCGCTGTCGAGGTACAGCTCGACGAAGCGCTCGGCCCTGTCCTCGTGGTAGCCCTCGCCGTAGCGCACCGCCACTGGTTGGCGGCTGACCGCGTACGTGTCACCCTTCTTCGTGACGACCTGTCGGGTCTCACCATCCGCGACGCTGGTCTGCTCGATGGTGTCGCCCGCGACAGTGATACCGACCATCTCAGACCGGTACGCCGTCTGGTTCTCGACGGTGACGACCTGCCTGGCCACCTGCCACTCCGGCCCGTCGACCGATGGGTCCGCTACACCGCCGAACTCCAGGGTCCAGCGGTACGACTGACCGGCGAGGACGTTCGCGTGCGCCTGGGCGAGCATCGCGGCATCGGTGATACCGTGGTCCGCGAGCCCGGGGGGCCGGTCGTCGAACGGGGTCGGGTCGGTCAGGGTGTCGTCACCGAAGTCACCGGGATACGGGTCGCTCTCACCGAGTCTGAAGTCGGGGTCCTCGGCGGCGATGCTGGTGTTCGAACCGGCTGCTCCGGTGCCGTCGCCTGCGTCGTCCGCCATGCCCGGCAGCAACCCGAATGCGATGCCGCCACCGACGACGAGCAGTGACACCACGACGATAGCGAGGACTGCCAGGCGGCGGGTCGAACCGACTCGGGCCAGGACCGGCCCAACACCGCCTGTCTCCCCGGCCGACGATTCGGCAGCAGCCGTCAGGTTCTCGTCGCCGTGGGGCACATCCGTCCCTAGGGCGGAACCGTACCGAAGGAACTCGGGCGAGGCTGCGAGCCCGTCGGGTCGTTTCGAGTACCGCGGCGACTGGGCCGGTTCGGCCTGCTCGGTGTTCGCTGGTGGTTCCGGACCAAGCTGGTCGGTCGCCGTCTCCGGTCGGGCCGTGGTGTCCGAATGGGAAGACTGGCCGGCCGACGGCAGGTCACTCAGCCGTGTCCCGAGCTGTTCCTCACAGATGGCGTCGACCGGCTCGCGGTCCAGCCCGTAACACGCGAACGTGTAGAGGTCGAGGACGCGCTCTGGTGGGTCATCGGGCGCGATGGCTGGATGGTAGACGAGTCGCTCGTCGCCCGAGCGAGAAGTGGACTGTGCCGGCCGGTTCTGTATCGATTCGTCAGTCTCGTCTACCGAACCAGTCGAATCCGTCGAATCGGCCCGACCCGTCACCAACCGATACCGCGTCCCGTCCCGGACGACCACCGTCTGGCCGGCGGGTCCCGCATCCGACTCCAGTGTCTCCAGCGTCTCGAACGCCTCGCTATCGACGGCGAGGAGGGCCGCGACGAAATCCTCGAACTCCACCGTCGAGAGGGCGGCGACGAGGTCGTCGAATGCGGCGCGAGACGGGGGCATCAGGTACCTGTCAGAGTTACGTGCTGGACCGACTTAGTGGCTGCACTCCCAGAAATCGACGCTTCGATTCGCCCCCTGCAGGGGTTCAATCGTCACCCGGATCGAACTCGGGGTGCCGGTCGTGGTCGTCCCCTCGGTCGGATAGCTCGACGCTCGTCCCCGTCCCGGTGAACGGGTCGGTGGGAAGCGCCTGGGAAACGAGTCCGCCGAGGACTCGGGGGGCGGCCGCCACCGTCGCCAGTGCGCCGACCGCGTTGAACACGGCGTCCATCGCGGTATCCTCGTCGCTGTAGACGATGAGCCACGGGTGGACGAGCTCGATTCCCTCCCAGACCAGCCCGAGGGCGAGCGTCGTCGTCACGACGGCGGCCGGGACGGTCCAGCCGGGAACGATGGGTGTCTGGCCGCTGAGGTAGTACGCCCGCGCGAGGATGTAGGTCGGCCCGGCGACGAGTGTCGCGGACATGAGGTGGGTGAGATGGTCCCACCACCAGACGGTGTCGTACAGGCCGAGGATACCGCCGAGGGGGTGGACGAACAGCGCGACGCTCACCCAGATGATGTGGAACGGTTCGAGGCTCACACCGAGTGCCTGCCGGACGATGAGTGGGTGGACCAGGATCAGGACGGCGTAGTGCGGGTAATCGTGGACGGCGTCGGAGGTGAGCGCGAACCCGAGCAGTATCGACGCGAGTACCAGCCTGACCACGCCCGCGACGGCGCGCCCGAGCGGGGTCCCCCCGACCGCTCGCGAGTGTCCGACAGACATACTATCCTGAGAATCGAGACGAGCGCGGATAAGGTGGAAGCGACCGAAAAGAGACGACCTAACCGGGTCGAAACCGGTGAGAGCGGCTTGCCCGAAAGTGCCTACTGTCCCGGTACCCTCTGGTGACCCGTGACCGACGACTCCCCGTCGCGTTCGTTCGCGTTCCTCGGCTGGCCCGACGACGAGCCGACGCTCAGGCTCGACTACCAGCGGTTCAGCTACGCCGGGAAGTTCGTCATGACGAGTACGGGGAAGGCGGTGGTCCGCGGCCCGGAGCACGACATGGACGACTCGCGCCCCGACGCGGGCGAGTACGACCGCGACGTGGTCGCCGCCGTCGCGTTCAACGAGGACCGGACCGACTCCGAGACGGTCTGGCTTCGGTACGTCACGGTCCGCGAAGACCGCCGCGGCGAGGGTCTCGGCCCTGCCCTCGTCGAGTTCGTGGTCGACCGGGCCCACGACGCAGGGTACGACCGCGCCCGCATCGCCGTCAACAACGCCTACTCCTACGAGGCGCTGTACCGGGCCGGGTTCGGCTACACTGGGCGCGAGACCGGTATCGCGGAACTCGTCCTCGAACACCCGGTCCCCGCCGGGAATGACCGGGACGCCCACGCCGCGGCCTACCGCGACGGGCTCGCCGTCTTCGCGGACCGCGACGACCTGTCGGCGGCCGAGCGCGCGTTCATCGCGGAGAAGCGCGAGCGCGGCCCGCCCCGGTGAGCACGCCGGGGCTCCCTCCAGTCGCAGCCCCGGAATCACCAGTATTGAAAGCCTCCGGCCCGTAGCGACGCCAAGATGGGAAATTCAGACCTTCGGGCCCTCGCACACATCGAGGAGGTCCCGTTCGACGAACTCGGCGGTGGCGTCGTGGCGGTCGACGCCCACAACTGGCTCTATCGCTACCTGACGACCACGGTCCGCTGGACCAGCGACCACCGGTACACCACCGAAGACGGTGACGAGGTCGCGAACCTCATCGGCATCGTCCAGGGGCTCCCCAAGTTCTTCGAGCACGACCTGACCCCGGTGATGGTGTTCGACGGCGGGCCCTCGGAGCTGAAGACCGACGAGATAGAGTCCCGTCGCGAGCAGCGCCAGAAGATGG from Haloarchaeobius sp. HME9146 harbors:
- a CDS encoding type II secretion system F family protein, which produces MSWANYVPLVIALVIALPVVLSPVSVHADRIVTRFSLVIFGKYISQRGRKRTRRKQLLRAAHIPTTYRTYASKTALYTGVAALVGSILGMYFIWLGLIILAVDEETIRAVFPSDLHFLTNFVGLPSISVFELFALMAVTSLTLGVSFAGMTYWYRWWYPDYRGDERERRIEASLPRTIAFIYALSRSGMEFPKVMRILAENQHIYGESAEEIHVAVRNMDMFGQDMITAIHTMARRSPSSQFKEFAENLASVLQSGRSLSEFLHQQYRDFQEEAESQQEKLLDLLATLAEAYVTVLVAGPLFLITILVVLGIAVGDTLDPLRVFVYVILPCANFIFILYLLSATDTIATSRGYEDVEAPVDGLAGVRRSDSAQTDGGYDSDGNAARLAAYRRLRSLRSILGNPFRTVVEKPLSLLWVTVPLAALLVLFRLPGVVDAGGLNIREFDDLLIQAALFVIGTFAIAFEVHRRRAEAIEAAVPDLLDRLASVNEAGMTVVESIDRVRRSELGALDSEMDRVWADIRWGADIETALKRFEARMRTKIISRVVAITTKAMNASGDLATVLRIAAKQAKADRRLKRARRQEMVTYMVVVYLAFFVFLFIVVVLSIVLIPSLPDGGTSAALNTTSGGAPGTGPQNVPAVGGVGQTGSIDKDEYILVFFHTTVIQGLLSGLVAGQLSSGDIRTGAKHAAILIALAYATFIVLIPGP
- a CDS encoding class I SAM-dependent methyltransferase, with translation MDRSPSTTRETYDRIAAHFAKTREYAWPEVESFVDDAPTGGRGLDLGCGNCRHAELLAAHCDSVVGLDLSRGLLETGRERATDHGFAVDLVQGDASSLPLQDGSVDLAVYVATLHHLPTREARRASLDELARILSPDGLALVSAWSTAHDSFDRDEPFDTEVDWTLPGGVTVPRFYHIYSPPEFDADLAASDLRIQASEVSSGNCYATVTGSKQ
- a CDS encoding response regulator, encoding MSQVTVRILHVDDDPSFTELVGTVLERTDSRLTVESVTSPAKALAMLDEECPDCIVSDYDMPRMNGLELLREVREREAEMPFVLFTGKGSEEVASEAISAGVSDYLQKSGGLEKYEILANRVRNLAEKYHAERRNQQFLDAIESIGQGVSLLNQAGEFIFVNDAYARCFGYEADELVGEHWSLLYETDEDIEHMAGVVTSIPDNGYWTGQTRQIRKDESRVLLNHQLAFARDQTMICTVGEPQEANGSEPIVVDGQVFEEDQVHQPLD
- a CDS encoding GNAT family N-acetyltransferase — translated: MTDDSPSRSFAFLGWPDDEPTLRLDYQRFSYAGKFVMTSTGKAVVRGPEHDMDDSRPDAGEYDRDVVAAVAFNEDRTDSETVWLRYVTVREDRRGEGLGPALVEFVVDRAHDAGYDRARIAVNNAYSYEALYRAGFGYTGRETGIAELVLEHPVPAGNDRDAHAAAYRDGLAVFADRDDLSAAERAFIAEKRERGPPR